The Amycolatopsis endophytica genome includes the window CGCGGGTTGTTGCGCTGCGCGCGGCTGAAAGCGCCGGCTTCGCTTCGCTACGCCCGATTGGGCCGCCCCGATTTTTCATTGTTTCTACGGCCGATCAGGGGCTGTCAAGGCGGGAAAGAGGTACCTTGACAGCCCCTGATCGTCCGGAGAACCGGGCTGTGGATCGGGGTGCGGGGGAGGTGCGGGCGGCTGGGTGGCTGGTTGCGTTGCCGGTCGCCGGTTGTGTGGGTGAGTGGTGTCCCGGAAGAGCAAACACGCCGCCCGGAAGAGCAAACACGCCAGCCGGAGCGGCCAACACGCCGCGCGCCGCGGCGTGTTGGCCGTTCCCGGCGCCGTGTTTGCCGCTCGCGGCGGCGTGTTGGCTGCTCCGGGGCGGCATCCGGCAACGGTAGGCAACTTGGCGCCTTGTCTGCCGGGCTTTCCTCTCCCGCAGCCGATCGCTACAACACTGAAGGATCGGGTCCGGGAGGGGCAATCGGGGCGTAGCGAAGCGAAGCCGGTGCCCGAGGTACTCGCGTAGCGCGCCGCGCAGCGGCCACGGCACCACCGCACGAACGCGAACGTGGAACTCACCTCCGCGAACGTGGGACCCGCCGACGGGAGCGTGGGACTCGCCGAGCCCGCCCGCGAGTTCCACGTCCGGGGCGGCGGCGAGCTAAATCACCGCGACCTGCTTAGTTAGCCCGGCTAAGCTGGTTGGTTGTGGGTGTCGAAGCTGGGGTGCAGCGCGGCAAAAAGCGCAAACTTCTGAAATCCGTGGTCGTGGACGTGCGGCCGCTGCGCACGCCGTCGTTCCGGCGCCTGTTCACCGGTACTGCGATCACCGCGATCGGCAGTCAGCTCACCACCGTCGCCGTGCCGAAGCAGGTCTTCGACCTCACCGGCTCGTCGGGGTACGTGGGGTTGACGGGCGTCGTCGCGCTCGTGCCGCTTCTGGTGTTCGGCCTGTGGGGTGGGGCGATCGCCGACACCGTCGATCGTCGCAAGCTGCTCATCTTCGGGAATGCCGGGATCGCCGTCGTGTCCGCCCTGCTGTGGGCCCAGGCGTTCTTCGGCGTCGGCTCCGTGTGGCTCGTCTTCGTGCTCCTGGCGTTCAACCAGGCATTCTTCGCGATCAACATGCCCACCCGCAGCGCGATCGTGGCCCGGCTGATCGAACCCGAGCTCCTCCCGGCCGCCGCCGCGCTCTCCGGCACCGTCAACACGTTCGGCATGGTGTTCGGGCCCATGGCGGCCGGTGCTCTGATGCCGGTGATCGGCCTGCCCACGTTGTACCTCGTCGACACGATCGCCCTGGTCGTGGCGCTGTACGCGGTCTGGCGGCTGCCGTCGCTGCCACCGCTGTCGGGCACCGTGCGCACCGCCGGGTTGAAGGACGTCCTCGACGGGTTCCGCTACATGGGCACGCAGAAGGTGCTGCTCGCGTCGTTCGTCGTGGACATCATCGCCATGGTGGCAGGCATGCCGCGGGCCCTGTTCCCGGAGATGGCGGAGCGCACGTTCGGCGACCCGCCGGGTGGTGGGCTCGCCCTGGGCTGGTTGTACGCCGCGATCCCGATCGGCTCGGTGGTCATCGGGCTCTTCTCCGGCTGGCTCGGTCGCGTCCGGCGCCAGGGGGTCGCGGTGACGGTCGCGATCTGCGCGTGGGGCGTGGCGATCGTCGGGTTCGGGCTGTCGAACTCGCTCTGGCTGGCCATCGTGTTCCTGTGCCTGGCGGGCGCCGCGGACATGGTCAGCGCCATCTACCGCCAGGCGATCCTGGTGATGGCCGCGACCGACGAAATGCGTGGCCGCATGCAGGGCGCCTTCACGGTCGTCGTCGCGGGCGGACCGCGCCTGGCCGACCTCACGCACGGGTGGACGGCCGCCGCGGTCGGCACCGCCGCCGCCTCGGCCGGCGGTGGTGCGCTGGTGATCGTGCTGATCGCGGTCGCCGTCGCCCTGCTGCCCGCGTTCTGGCGGTACCGCGCCGCGGCCGTCGCGAACTAGTACCTCTTCAAGGAACGTTGACGTGGTAACCGTGTCGCGTGGACATCCGGGCGGGTGAGCGCGAGGCTTGCCAGTGGAGGTGAGTCATGGCACGTGCGCCGGAGGTGTTCGCGCGGTCGTTGGAGCCCGAAGAGGCCCAGCGGCTGGTCAAGATCACGAGGTCGACCCGGGATCGGGTGCGGCTGCGACGGTCCGGGATCGTGCTGGCCTCGACCCAAGGCCGGTCCGCGGGCGAGATCGCAGCGATGTTCGCCGCGAGCGAGGGGTATGTGCGGGAGGTGATCCACGCGTTCAACGACTCCGGGTTCGCGGCGTTGTCCCCAAAATGGAGGGGCGGCCGCCCAGCTAAGTTCGGGCCGGCCGCCCGGGATCAGATCTGCCGCATCGCCGCCTGCCAGCCCGCTGAGCTTGGGTTGCCGTTCACCACCTGGAGCCTGACCAAACTGGTCGAGTATTTAGCCGAGCACGCGTGGATCAGGGCGAGCACCGAGACCGTCCGGCAGATCCTGCGCAAGGAAGGCGTGTCCTGGCAGGCGACGAAGACCTGGAAAGCCAGCAAAGACCCGGACTTCGTGGCCAAGAAGACTCGCATCCTCGACCTGTATGACCGACCACCCACGGACGGACGGGTGATCTGCGTCGATGAGTTCGGGCCGCTGAACCTGCAGCCCCGTCCCGGTCGCGGCTGGTTCCCTCGCGGCCGACCGGCCCGCCTGCGCGCGACCTACACCCGCACCAAGGGCATCCGGCACATGTTCGCCGCACTCGACCTCGCCACCGGGCAGATGTTCTACCGGTTCCGTGACCGCAAACGCTGGCCCCAGTTCCTCGACTTCTGCAAACAGCTACGCCGACGCTTCCCGGCCGGGAAGCTCTACCTGGTCTGCGACAACTACGGACCACACGGCAAGGCCGAGGTCACCGCGTGGTGCGCGGCCAACGGGATCGAGCTGGTCTACACACCCACCAACGCCTCCTGGCTGAACTGGATCGAATGCGAGTTCACCGCGGTCCGCTACTTCACCCTCGACGGCAGCGACTACCCCAGCCACGCCGCCCAAGAGGCCGCCATCGCCGGCTACCTGCGCTGGCGCAACCGCCACTGCCACCCAAAGCGTCACTTCGCCGTCAACTCCAAGATCCGCCGACCGGATTACCTACCCAACGTTGCTTGATGCGGCACTAGGACAGGAAGCGGCCGCTGCGGCTCCTACCGTCGGGACATGAGCCACGTCGACACCAACCAACCCGAGGGCACCCCGACCTGGATGGCCCTCACCGTCCCCCGGCCCGGTGAAGCGGCCCGCTTTTACGGTGCCGTGTTCGGGTGGACCGTCGAGGACGACCTCTTCCTGCTGGGCGACCGGGTCGCCGCCGGGTTCGCGGAAGGGCCCGCGGCCTGGACGGTCAGCCTCGCCACCGGCGACTGCGACGCGACGGCCAAGCGCGTCGCCGCCGCGGGCGGCACGATCGCCGAAGGACCCAGCGAGTTCGGCGACCGCGCCCGTGTCGCCGTCGCGGTCGACCCGGTCGGCGCCCGGTTCGGCCTGTGGCAGGGCCGCGAACTGCCCGGCTGCCAGGTCGTCAACGAACCCGGCGCCCTCGTCCGCAACGACCTGACCACGGACCGGCCCGAGCACGCCCGCGCCTTCTACTCGCAGGTCTTCGGATTCACCCTGGACGGCAACGCCGACCTGCCCGAGCTGGACTTCACGTTCCTGCGCCGCCCGGACGGGCACGAGATCGGCGGCATCATGGGCAGCACGTCCGGGTCGGGGTGGGCGACGACGTTCGAGGTCGCCGACACCGACGAGACGATCGCGCGGGCCGTCGGGCACGGCGGGCGGAGCACCGAACCCGAGGACTTCGTCTACGGGCGGATGGCGACCATCACCGATCCGTTCGGCATCGAGTTCGGCGTCATCGCCCGCCGCTGAACGCCTCTGCCCCCGCCTGGACGCGGTGCGGCTCCAGCACCGCGCGCTGGCGGGCGGCCCGTTCGAGGAGCACGTCGAAGTCGACGCCCGGCACCTCGTCCGCGAGACCAGCCAGATCGCGCAGGGTCGTCCACAGCTGCTTCTTCCCGTCGATTCCCATCGTCAGCACCTCGAGTTCGAGGAACCGGCTCAGTGGTGAGTACTCCCGCAGGCGGCCGTTGGGTTTGAGGCGGGCGATCCGTTCGGCGCCGAACACCGCGGCCGTCTTGAGCGGGTTCTGCCGGACACCGAGGTGGTCCATGATGGTGCGGAAGGTGCCGAC containing:
- a CDS encoding MFS transporter, producing MGVEAGVQRGKKRKLLKSVVVDVRPLRTPSFRRLFTGTAITAIGSQLTTVAVPKQVFDLTGSSGYVGLTGVVALVPLLVFGLWGGAIADTVDRRKLLIFGNAGIAVVSALLWAQAFFGVGSVWLVFVLLAFNQAFFAINMPTRSAIVARLIEPELLPAAAALSGTVNTFGMVFGPMAAGALMPVIGLPTLYLVDTIALVVALYAVWRLPSLPPLSGTVRTAGLKDVLDGFRYMGTQKVLLASFVVDIIAMVAGMPRALFPEMAERTFGDPPGGGLALGWLYAAIPIGSVVIGLFSGWLGRVRRQGVAVTVAICAWGVAIVGFGLSNSLWLAIVFLCLAGAADMVSAIYRQAILVMAATDEMRGRMQGAFTVVVAGGPRLADLTHGWTAAAVGTAAASAGGGALVIVLIAVAVALLPAFWRYRAAAVAN
- a CDS encoding IS630 family transposase, with the protein product MARAPEVFARSLEPEEAQRLVKITRSTRDRVRLRRSGIVLASTQGRSAGEIAAMFAASEGYVREVIHAFNDSGFAALSPKWRGGRPAKFGPAARDQICRIAACQPAELGLPFTTWSLTKLVEYLAEHAWIRASTETVRQILRKEGVSWQATKTWKASKDPDFVAKKTRILDLYDRPPTDGRVICVDEFGPLNLQPRPGRGWFPRGRPARLRATYTRTKGIRHMFAALDLATGQMFYRFRDRKRWPQFLDFCKQLRRRFPAGKLYLVCDNYGPHGKAEVTAWCAANGIELVYTPTNASWLNWIECEFTAVRYFTLDGSDYPSHAAQEAAIAGYLRWRNRHCHPKRHFAVNSKIRRPDYLPNVA
- a CDS encoding VOC family protein, with the protein product MSHVDTNQPEGTPTWMALTVPRPGEAARFYGAVFGWTVEDDLFLLGDRVAAGFAEGPAAWTVSLATGDCDATAKRVAAAGGTIAEGPSEFGDRARVAVAVDPVGARFGLWQGRELPGCQVVNEPGALVRNDLTTDRPEHARAFYSQVFGFTLDGNADLPELDFTFLRRPDGHEIGGIMGSTSGSGWATTFEVADTDETIARAVGHGGRSTEPEDFVYGRMATITDPFGIEFGVIARR